From Hylaeus volcanicus isolate JK05 chromosome 2, UHH_iyHylVolc1.0_haploid, whole genome shotgun sequence, the proteins below share one genomic window:
- the LOC128884879 gene encoding zinc finger protein 793-like, translating into MEGWMRCIERLNGREKGGEEERGDNETLKWCNIIFVVVFISVTSLKFANPIQISFLTHSADKPYNCTQCSKAFKTPLQLKKHETVHTGAKPHQCAVCGRTFREKGTLREHHRIHTGAMPFTCEFCGKCFRFKGILTTHRRQHTGERPYSCLECQHHFTNWPNYNKHMKRRHGINTSHTKHLSQSQQSESQQLHQPQQQSEQSQTVQSNTSEDPLPVSPTESPTVQVRNYCFI; encoded by the exons ATGGAGGGATGGATGAGGTGCATAGAAAGGTTAAACGGTAGGGAGAAAGGAGGAGAAGAGGAGAGAGGGGATAATGAGACGTTG AAATggtgtaatataatatttgtggtagtatttatttctgtgACCTCTTTAAAATTTGCCAATCCTATTCAGATTAGTTTTTTAACTCACTCTGCAGATAAACCATACAACTGTACTCAATGTTCAAAAGC CTTCAAAACGCCATtgcaattaaagaaacatgaaACAGTTCACACTGGAGCTAAGCCACATCAATGTGCTGTCTGTGGAAGAACTTTTAGAGAAAAAGGTACATTAAGAGAGCATCACAGAATACACACTGGAGCAATGCCATTTACATGCGAATTTTGTGGCAAATGTTTTCGCTTTAAAGGAATACTGACT aCACACAGAAGACAACACACGGGTGAACGTCCGTATAGTTGTTTAGAATGTCAGcatcattttacaaattggCCAAACTACAATAAACATATGAAACGTAGACATGGAATCAATACATCACATACCAAACATTTATCACAATCACAACAATCAGAATCGCAACAATTACATCAACCGCAGCAACAATCAGAACAGTCACAAACAGTTCAATCAAATACATCCGAAGATCCTCTTCCCGTGTCTCCGACGGAATCACCAACTGTTCAAGTAaggaattattgttttatttaa
- the LOC128885133 gene encoding 28S ribosomal protein S33, mitochondrial produces the protein MYSKLGKYVELAKVSSNYANRMNRLSNRIFGEVTRPTNHKSMKVVKLFSDLPVQKNPDIVRYYPRHIEIDLLMDQLRNYGLFRDEHKDFKEEYEREKELRGKKKWVPPMFRK, from the coding sequence atgtattccaAACTGGGAAAATATGTAGAACTCGCAAAAGTAAGCAGTAATTATGCCAATCGTATGAATCGTTTAAGTAATCGAATTTTTGGCGAAGTAACAAGGCCGACTAACCACAAGTCCATGAAGGTTGTAAAGCTATTTAGTGACCTGCCGGTACAGAAAAATCCTGACATTGTCCGATACTATCCACGacatattgaaattgatttactCATGGATCAACTTAGGAATTACGGTCTATTTAGAGATGAACACAAAGATTTCAAAGAAGAGTATGAACGCGAAAAAGAACTACGTGGCAAAAAGAAATGGGTTCCACCAATGTTTAGAaagtaa
- the LOC128885129 gene encoding diacylglycerol kinase epsilon, producing MLEDGLTTIVLPTLSTMIIFLFTLNFFRYLIGKPYIHIRDVTKEHNWKPITRAKKAYYCNICESLLLNTDGLMCDSCGICADPACVKTADKQLKCKVISLNTEKPMRHHWIKGNLPLTAVCDICDEECDSEPGLIDWWCCWCQRCVHEACKPILSKRCDFGQFKLMIIPPSSLEVVNQCSTVRRRLQLRSIIPPDWPRWKPLIVVANKKSGNKDGAEILSVFRKLLNPAQIVDLSERDPVAALEWCRLLGKVACTVLVAGGDGTIAWLLNAIHKLQLKPVPSVAIIPLGTGNDLSRVLGWGKEHDPDKDPADILQEIQIAQKVKLDRWTVVIKPTSGLGLRGSLQTFHMYNYISVGVDAQVTLQFHRTRESRFYFYSSRLFNKLLYLCFGTQQVVERECKDLDKNVELYLDDKKVDLPSIEGIVILNIPSWAAGVNLWNIGLEGHEEYGKQSIDDGKLEVVALYSSFHMAQLQVGLSQPYRIGQASTIKVKLLKSYAMQIDGEPWYQHPCEFNITYCNKASLLVNMVN from the exons ATGTTAGAGGACGGATTGACTACAATTGTTTTGCCTACATTGTCTACCatgattattttcttatttacacTAAATTTCTTCCGATACCTTATAGGAAAGCCTTATATTCATATTAGAGATGTTACTAAAGAGCACAATTGGAAACCTATTACAAGGGCAAAGAag GCATATTACTGTAACATTTGCGAAAGTTTGTTATTAAACACTGATGGATTAATGTGTGATTCTTGCGGTATTTGTGCGGATCCTGCATGTGTAAAAACTGCAGATAAACAGTTGAAATGTAAAGTTATTAGCTTAAATACAGAGAAACCAATGAGGCATCATTGGATAAAAG gtaATTTACCTCTGACTGCTGTATGTGATATTTGTGACGAAGAATGTGATTCAGAACCTGGATTAATAGATTGGTGGTGCTGCTGGTGTCAAAGATGTGTTCATGAAGCTTGTAAACCTATACTATCtaaa agatGCGATTTTGgccaatttaaattaatgataattCCACCAAGCAGTTTAGAAGTTGTAAATCAATGTAGTACTGTAAGACGAAGGTTACAGCTTCGTTCAATTATACCACCAGATTGGCCTCGTTGGAAACCTCTTATAGTTGTTG caaacaaaaaatctGGTAATAAAGATGGAGCAGAAATTTTATCAGTATTTAGAAAGTTATTAAATCCTGCACAAATTGTTGATTTATCCGAACGCGATCCAGTTGCTGCTCTTGAATGGTGTAGATTACTTGGAAAAGTAGCATGCACAGTTCTAGTGGCAGGAGGAGATGGGACAATAGCGTGGTTATTAAATGCTATTCATAAACTTCAGTTGAAG ccAGTTCCATCTGTAGCAATAATTCCTCTGGGAACAGGAAATGATTTATCAAGAGTGTTAGGGTGGGGAAAGGAACACGACCCAGATAAGGACCCTGCGGATATCCTGCAAGAAATACAAATAGCACAAAAAGTGAAACTTGATAG gtGGACTGTGGTGATCAAACCAACGAGCGGATTGGGACTTAGGGGTTCACTTCAGACGTTTCATATGTATAACTATATAAGCGTGGGAGTCGACGCACAAGTGACGTTACAATTTCATCGTACAAGAGAAAGtcgattctatttttatagtaGTAGATTGTTTAACAAG CTACTGTATTTATGTTTTGGTACTCAACAAGTAGTAGAAAGGGAATGCAAGGACCTTGATAAAAACGTAGAACTGTATTTGGATGACAAGAAAGTGGATTTACCTTCTATAGAAGGTATTGTGATATTGAACATTCCATCTTGGGCTGCTGGTGTGAATCTTTGGAATATAGGACTAGAAg gCCATGAAGAATATGGAAAGCAAAGTATCGATGATGGAAAGCTAGAAGTAGTTGctctttattcttcatttcatATGGCCCAACTTCAAGTAGGACTTTCTCAGCCTTATCGCATTGGTCAAGCTAGTACTATAAAg gtaaaattgttaaaatcgTACGCTATGCAAATTGACGGCGAGCCCTGGTATCAACATCCCtgtgaatttaatattacatattgCAACAAAGCATCTTTGTTGGTGAACATGGTTAACTGA
- the LOC128885130 gene encoding uncharacterized protein LOC128885130 → MLFATGLNGSKSKQTVSVKATYIHPRYEAYSVLPDRSHNIALLKLIKPFDMYNTEVILPNVTPVSYDNNYISCLIFGWQSYVPPSLKVFAKPIQYNEVFLNSWKLCTYMIKTNVNYTNVFCTMVEFEDEMKACAGNPGSPVICENQYHEIAVLGIASWTNFSLECGNLPTYLDLGEFRMWIHSLINDNEETKDWEATKKSNEEDNKSRKNINMSESSQNSTDLLQINYWSEDTRMLLQNISAVAMVHQETSRENTNKFNFLNRLYPPVLNNFNETTGSNPHGYQDIPYSNMLKQSSNDIYRYEEVGKTNSLDNQNYIIDSLINNKQLDYRNKSLLCNNKNFDGTTAEPNKDITELNGFELLLPFNFEDITAPYSSVITIYSTNLCLLLCILVLFWCYY, encoded by the exons ATGTTGTTTGCCACTGGGTTAAACGGATCCAAATCTAAACAGACGGTATCCGTAAAAGCTACTTATATACATCCTCGCTATGAAGCTTACTCCGTTCTTCCCGATCGAAGTCACAACATAGCACTTTTAAAACTTATCAAACCATTCGATATGTATAATACTGAAGTAATTTTACCAAACGTTACACCTGTCAGTTACGATAACAATTACATATCATGCCTAATATTTGGTTGGCAAAGTTATGTTCCACCATCTTTAAAAGTTTTTGCTAAACCAATTCAATACAACGAAGTGTTTCTCAATTCCTGGAAATTATGCACGTACATGATAAAGACAAATGTAAATTACACGAATGTATTTTGTACAATGGTCGAGTTTGAGGATGAAATGAAAGCCTGTGCTGGTAATCCTGGTTCTCCAGTTATTTGTGAAAACCAATATCACGAAATAGCTGTACTTGGAATTGCATCCtggacaaatttttctttagaatGTGGAAATCTTCCGACATATCTTGATCTTGGTGAATTTAG gATGTGGATACATAgcttaataaatgataatgaGGAAACAAAAGATTGGGAAGCTActaaaaaatcaaatgaagAAGATAATAAATCTAGAAAAAACATCAATATGTCTGAAAGCTCACAGAATAGCACAGATCTTCTACAAATAAACTACTGGTCAGAGGATACAAGAATgttgttacaaaatatatctGCAGTAGCAATGGTACATCAAGAAACATCTAGAGAAAACACAAACaagttcaattttttgaatagaTTGTATCCACctgttttaaacaattttaatgagaCAACTGGATCCAATCCTCATGGATATCAAGACATTCCTTATTCAAATATGTTAAAGCAATCAAGTAATGATATTTATAGGTACGAAGAGGTTGGTAAAACTAACAGTTTAGATAATcagaattatattatagatagTTTGATCAATAACAAACAACTTGACTATcgaaataaatcattattatgcaataataaaaattttgatggAACTACAGCCGAACCCAACAAAGACATAACAGAACTAAATGGTTTTGAACTTTTGTTACCCTTTAATTTCGAAGATATAACAGCTCCTTATTCTAGTGTTATCACTATATACTCTACAAATCTATGCCTTTTGTTATGTATTTTGGTACTGTTTTGGTGCTATTATTGA
- the LOC128885131 gene encoding dual specificity mitogen-activated protein kinase kinase 6 — MALRRGKRNLKLQVSEGTPVPVTPPRNLDKRTTITIGEKTFVVEADDLETICVLGRGAYGIVDKMRHKQSGTIMAVKRITATVNTQEQKRLLMDLDISMRSSACQYTVQFYGALFREGDVWICMEVMDMSLDKFYTKVYKHDRAIPEDILGKIAFAVVSALHYLYSQLRVIHRDVKPSNILINRKGEVKICDFGISGYLVDSVAKTIDAGCKPYMAPERIDPSGNPSQYDIRSDVWSLGISLVELATGKFPYESWGTPFEQLKQVVKDEAPKLPAGRFSANFEEFITKCLMKDYTGRPNYNQLLELNFITEHAKKDTNVAEFVGEILDLPEEEQSV; from the exons ATGGCTCTGCGTCGAGGGAAAAGAAACTTGAAACTGCAGGTTTCCGAAGGAACTCCTGTTCCTGT CACTCCACCAAGAAATTTGGATAAAAGAACTACAATAACAATAGGTGAGAAGACATTTGTAGTGGAAGCAGATGATTTAGAAACTATTTGTGTCCTTGGACGTGGAGCATATGGCATTGTGGATAAAATGCGACATAAACAAAGTGGAACCATTATGGCAGTTAag agaaTAACTGCAACTGTCAATACACAAGAACAAAAACGATTGCTTATGGATTTAGATATTTCCATGCGTAGTTCTGCATGTCAATACACAGTACAGTTTTATGGAGCATTATTTAGGGAAGGAGATGTTTGGATATGCATGGAAGTAATGGATATGAGTCttgacaaattttatacaaaagtatacaagCACGATCGTGCCATTCCTGAAGATATCTTAGGAAAAATTGCTTTTGCA GTAGTTAGTGCGTTACATTACTTGTATTCACAATTACGAGTGATTCATAGGGATGTAAAACctagtaatattttaattaatcgtaaaGGAGAAGTAAAGATTTGTGATTTCGGTATTTCTGGTTACCTCGTAGATTCTGTTGCTAAAACAATTGATGCTGGTTGTAAACCATATATGGCT CCAGAAAGGATAGACCCGTCGGGTAACCCTTCACAATATGACATCAGATCTGATGTTTGGTCCTTAGGTATATCTCTTGTGGAACTAGCAACAGGAAAGTTTCCTTACGAGTCCTGGGGCACACCATTCGAGCAACTGAAACAAGTTGTAAAGGATGAGGCACCAAAATTACCTGCTGGTAGATTTTCCGcgaattttgaagaatttatcaCAAAATG tTTAATGAAAGATTACACTGGCCGTCCAAATTATAATCAATTGTTGGagcttaattttattacagaacATGCTAAGAAAGATACAAATGTTGCTGAATTTGTTGGAGAAATTTTAGACTTACCTGAAGAAGAGCAATCAGTGTag
- the LOC128885132 gene encoding protein canopy 4, with amino-acid sequence MCVFIRIFLTHLLLAYFVIGGPEEEQGVKYANKCEVCKVVATELEARLDETGKTHDVLEIGYSVDDVAPKKKKEYKKSELRLVESMENLCERILEYNIHKERSDSSRFAKGMSQTFKTLHGLVDRGVKVELGIPYELWDKPSVEITTLKTQCENLLENHESDIEEWYHKHQGKIPLIRYLCSDRALKEGDDSCLKDKDDDVNDTTEKKKRKKDKKGNTEKEKNAKEEL; translated from the exons ATGTGCgtttttatacgaatttttttaacgcaTTTACTTCTTGCTTATTTTGTCATCGGTGGTCCAGAAGAAGAACAAGGcgttaaatatgcaaataaatgCGAag taTGCAAAGTTGTGGCCACAGAATTGGAGGCTAGATTAGATGAAACTGGAAAGACACATGATGTACTGGAAATTGGATATTCTGTTGATGATGTTGCTcccaagaagaagaaagaatacaagaaatc agaATTACGTTTAGTAGAAAGTATGGAAAATCTTTGTGAACGAATATtggaatataatattcataaggAGAGATCAGATAGTTCAAGGTTTGCAAAAGGAATGAGTCAAACATTCAAAACGCTTCATGGACTTGT GGACAGAGGTGTTAAAGTTGAGTTAGGAATTCCATATGAATTGTGGGATAAACCATCTGTTGAAATTACAACTTTGAAAACCCAATGTGAAAATTTACTTGAGAATCATGAATCTGACATTGAAGAGTGGTACCATAAACATCAAGGAAAAATACCTTTAATTAG GTATCTGTGTTCAGATAGGGCATTAAAAGAAGGAGATGATTCTTGCCTTAAAGATAAAGATGATGATGTTAACGATACAactgaaaaaaagaagaggaagaaagacaaaaaaggaaacacggaaaaggagaaaaatgcaaaagaagAATTATGA